One Gordonia zhaorongruii DNA segment encodes these proteins:
- a CDS encoding replication-associated recombination protein A, producing the protein MTGSGDLFDDIGTSERTTPVKVSSPSAPLAVRMRPASLEEVVGQDHLLGERSPLRRLIAGSGGSSVLLYGPPGTGKTTMASLISQATGGSFEALSALSAGVKEVRAVIDVARRRLVQGEQTVLFIDEVHRFSKTQQDALLDAVENRIVLLVAATTENPSFSVVAPLLSRSLVLQLRSLTDDDVAAVLRRAVEDPRGLDGAVEPTDEAITHLVAVSGGDARRALTALEASADGADGDSISVADVEAAIDRAAVRYDRDGDQHYDVTSAFIKSIRGSDVDAALHYLARMVVAGEDPRFIARRLMIHASEDIGMADPTALQAAVAAAQVVQLVGMPEARLALAQATIHLATAPKSGAVNSGLSAAMADVSAGKAGAVPSHLRDGHYAGAQKLGNAIGYRFPHDDPDGVLSQQYAPDVLVGVDYYDPTDHGFERELGPRVGRLRSIVRGLAKRNRRK; encoded by the coding sequence ATGACCGGCTCCGGCGACCTCTTCGACGACATCGGCACTTCGGAACGGACCACCCCGGTGAAGGTGTCGTCCCCGTCTGCACCATTGGCGGTGCGCATGCGGCCGGCATCGCTCGAGGAGGTGGTCGGTCAGGATCATCTACTCGGCGAGCGCTCGCCGCTGCGCCGCCTCATCGCCGGTTCGGGCGGATCGTCGGTGCTGCTCTACGGCCCGCCCGGTACGGGCAAGACCACGATGGCCTCGCTCATCAGCCAGGCGACCGGCGGCAGTTTCGAAGCGCTGTCAGCGTTGTCGGCGGGCGTCAAAGAGGTGCGTGCCGTGATCGACGTCGCGCGCAGGCGGTTGGTGCAGGGCGAGCAGACCGTCCTGTTCATCGACGAGGTGCATCGCTTCTCCAAGACCCAGCAGGATGCGCTGCTCGACGCCGTGGAGAACCGGATCGTGCTGCTGGTGGCGGCGACCACGGAGAACCCTTCGTTCTCAGTGGTCGCGCCGCTGCTGTCGCGATCCCTGGTCCTGCAGTTGCGGTCGTTGACCGACGACGACGTCGCGGCCGTGCTTCGGCGTGCCGTCGAGGATCCGCGAGGCCTCGACGGCGCCGTCGAACCGACCGACGAGGCGATCACGCACCTGGTCGCGGTATCCGGCGGAGATGCCCGGCGTGCACTCACCGCTCTGGAGGCGAGTGCGGACGGTGCGGACGGCGACTCGATCTCCGTCGCGGACGTCGAGGCGGCGATCGACCGTGCCGCCGTGCGCTACGACCGGGACGGGGATCAGCACTACGATGTCACCAGCGCGTTCATCAAGTCGATCCGCGGTTCCGATGTGGATGCGGCGCTGCACTACCTGGCCAGAATGGTCGTCGCCGGGGAGGATCCGAGGTTCATCGCCCGGCGTTTGATGATCCACGCGAGCGAGGACATCGGCATGGCCGACCCGACCGCGTTGCAAGCTGCGGTCGCGGCGGCTCAGGTGGTGCAGCTCGTCGGCATGCCCGAGGCTCGTCTCGCACTGGCGCAGGCGACGATTCACCTCGCGACCGCGCCCAAATCAGGGGCCGTCAACTCCGGACTCTCCGCAGCGATGGCCGACGTGTCGGCCGGTAAGGCGGGAGCGGTGCCGTCCCACCTGCGGGACGGGCACTACGCGGGAGCGCAGAAGCTGGGGAACGCGATCGGCTACCGGTTTCCGCACGACGACCCGGATGGGGTGCTCAGCCAGCAGTACGCACCTGACGTGCTGGTCGGCGTCGACTACTACGATCCGACCGACCACGGGTTCGAACGTGAGCTGGGGCCGAGGGTGGGGCGTCTGCGGTCGATCGTCCGCGGACTGGCGAAACGAAACCGGCGGAAATAG
- the alaS gene encoding alanine--tRNA ligase, with translation MQTHEIRKRFLDHFIRAGHTEVPSASLLLDDPNLLFVNAGMVPFKPYFLGDQTAPYDRATSVQKCVRTLDIEEVGITTRHNTFFQMAGNFSFGDYFKREAISFAWTLLTNSVDDGGYGIDPERLWPTVYVDDDEAERIWRDEIGVPAERIQRRGLKDNYWSMGVPGPCGPCSEIFYDRGPEYGAEGGPEVDEDRYIEIWNLVFMENIRGEGGGKEGYEILGPLPKKNIDTGMGIERVACLLQGVDNVYETDLCRPIIDLASELTGRGYGAGGNEDDVRFRVIADHARTAVMLIGDGVVPSNDGRGYVLRRLLRRVVRSVRLLGASDPTMGAIVDAVVDLMSPAYPELAQQREHIVSVSVGEETSFAKTLAAGSKLFSEAADATKAGGQSTISGSDAFALHDTYGFPIDLTLEMAAEAGLAVDREGFTELMAEQRSRAKADATSRKASHADQTVYREFLDRGPTMFTGFDELVSEARVLGLIAGGERVRSAVPGTELEVILDRSPLYAEAGGQMADHGSITTSDGTRLSVRDVQKVGKQVWLHRVVVDEGEIAEGDRVLAAVDSAWRHGATQGHSGTHMVHAALRQVLGPTATQAGSLNRPGYLRFDFHASSGLTDDQRARIEQISNEAVEANYEVNTFETDLAKAKAMGAMALFGENYGDRVRVVEIGGPFSMELCGGTHVGASAQIGPITVIGESSVGSGVRRVEAYVGMDSFRYLSKERALMAGLASSLKVPSDQVPGRVEQLVAKLRDAEKALDSVKAEQARSAVSGLIDQAQTIGGTLVVSGRVGDGVDANGLRTLVSDLRGKVADRDAVIALFSVAGDKVPFAVGTTAAARDAGLKAGDLVREVAPVVAGRGGGKPDLAQGSGTDAAGIDAALTRLRDVVGGR, from the coding sequence GTGCAGACGCATGAGATCCGGAAGCGCTTCCTGGATCACTTCATCCGGGCCGGACACACCGAGGTACCGAGCGCATCGCTGCTCCTCGACGACCCGAATCTCCTGTTCGTCAATGCGGGGATGGTGCCCTTCAAGCCGTACTTCCTCGGCGATCAGACGGCGCCGTACGACCGCGCGACGAGTGTGCAGAAGTGCGTCCGGACCCTGGACATCGAAGAAGTCGGTATCACCACGCGGCACAACACCTTCTTCCAGATGGCGGGCAACTTCTCCTTCGGTGACTACTTCAAGCGCGAAGCCATCTCCTTCGCCTGGACGCTGCTGACGAACTCGGTGGACGACGGCGGCTACGGCATCGATCCGGAACGGCTCTGGCCGACCGTCTACGTCGACGACGATGAGGCGGAGAGGATCTGGCGCGACGAGATCGGCGTCCCCGCCGAACGGATTCAGCGCCGCGGACTCAAGGACAACTACTGGTCGATGGGCGTGCCCGGACCGTGCGGACCGTGTTCGGAGATCTTCTACGACCGCGGACCCGAGTACGGGGCCGAGGGCGGTCCGGAGGTCGACGAGGACCGGTACATCGAGATCTGGAATCTCGTCTTCATGGAGAACATCCGCGGGGAGGGCGGCGGCAAGGAGGGCTACGAGATCCTCGGTCCGCTGCCGAAGAAGAACATCGACACCGGCATGGGGATCGAGCGGGTCGCCTGCCTCCTGCAGGGCGTCGACAACGTGTACGAGACCGATCTGTGCCGCCCCATCATCGACCTCGCATCCGAGCTGACCGGTCGCGGTTACGGCGCCGGCGGTAACGAGGACGATGTGCGGTTCCGGGTCATCGCCGATCATGCTCGAACCGCGGTCATGCTGATCGGTGACGGCGTCGTTCCGTCCAACGACGGCCGCGGATACGTGCTGCGCCGCCTGCTGCGCCGAGTGGTGCGGTCGGTGCGTCTGCTCGGTGCGTCCGATCCGACGATGGGCGCCATCGTGGACGCGGTCGTCGATCTGATGAGTCCCGCGTACCCGGAACTCGCGCAGCAGCGCGAGCACATCGTCTCGGTCTCGGTGGGCGAGGAGACGAGTTTCGCGAAGACGCTCGCGGCCGGATCGAAGCTCTTCTCCGAGGCCGCCGATGCCACCAAGGCGGGTGGTCAGTCCACGATCAGCGGTTCCGACGCCTTCGCGTTGCACGACACGTACGGATTCCCGATCGACCTCACGCTCGAGATGGCGGCCGAAGCGGGACTGGCGGTGGATCGCGAGGGCTTCACCGAGCTGATGGCCGAGCAGCGCTCACGGGCGAAGGCCGATGCCACGTCGCGCAAGGCGTCGCACGCGGACCAGACCGTGTACCGCGAGTTCCTCGACCGCGGTCCGACCATGTTCACCGGGTTCGACGAGCTCGTCTCCGAGGCGCGGGTCCTCGGTCTCATCGCGGGCGGCGAACGCGTTCGCTCCGCGGTGCCGGGCACCGAACTCGAGGTGATCCTCGACCGGAGTCCGCTGTACGCGGAGGCCGGCGGGCAGATGGCCGACCACGGATCCATCACCACCTCGGATGGCACCCGGCTTTCGGTTCGCGACGTGCAGAAGGTGGGCAAGCAGGTGTGGCTGCACCGCGTCGTGGTCGACGAGGGCGAGATCGCGGAGGGTGACCGGGTCCTCGCTGCCGTCGATTCCGCGTGGCGGCACGGTGCCACCCAGGGGCACTCGGGGACGCACATGGTGCACGCCGCTCTCCGCCAGGTACTCGGGCCCACGGCCACCCAGGCCGGATCGCTCAACCGCCCCGGGTACCTGCGTTTCGACTTCCACGCGAGCAGTGGGCTCACCGACGACCAGCGAGCTCGGATCGAGCAGATCAGCAACGAGGCGGTCGAGGCCAACTACGAGGTCAACACGTTCGAGACGGATCTGGCCAAGGCCAAGGCGATGGGTGCGATGGCGCTCTTCGGCGAGAACTACGGAGACCGGGTCCGCGTCGTCGAGATCGGCGGACCGTTCTCGATGGAGTTGTGCGGTGGCACCCACGTCGGGGCGTCTGCTCAGATCGGTCCGATCACGGTGATCGGCGAGTCATCGGTCGGTTCGGGAGTGCGTCGAGTGGAGGCGTACGTCGGCATGGATTCGTTCCGGTACCTCTCGAAGGAGCGAGCTCTGATGGCGGGTCTCGCGTCGTCGCTCAAGGTTCCGTCCGATCAGGTGCCCGGGCGAGTCGAGCAGCTGGTCGCCAAGCTGCGCGATGCGGAGAAGGCCCTCGACTCGGTGAAGGCCGAGCAGGCGCGGTCCGCGGTGTCCGGACTCATCGATCAGGCGCAGACGATCGGCGGTACCCTCGTCGTCTCGGGCCGCGTCGGCGACGGTGTGGACGCCAATGGTCTGCGGACGCTGGTTTCCGACCTCCGGGGCAAGGTGGCCGATCGAGATGCGGTGATCGCGCTTTTCTCCGTTGCCGGAGACAAGGTCCCGTTCGCAGTGGGAACCACCGCTGCAGCACGGGATGCGGGGCTCAAGGCAGGCGATCTGGTGCGCGAGGTGGCTCCCGTGGTCGCCGGACGCGGCGGCGGCAAGCCGGATCTCGCGCAGGGATCGGGCACCGACGCCGCAGGCATCGATGCCGCGTTGACCCGCCTCCGCGATGTCGTCGGGGGACGATGA
- the ruvX gene encoding Holliday junction resolvase RuvX — protein sequence MISPRGRRVAIDVGSVRVGVAVCDPDGILATPVETVQRAKDGSDIARIVTIIDEYEAVGVVIGLPRTLRNTDGPAVKAARGFGGRLASALSEVRDLPVEYHDERLTTVTATTALRASGVKAKDARAVVDQAAAVAILQGWLDARR from the coding sequence ATGATCTCGCCCCGAGGACGCCGCGTGGCGATCGACGTCGGCAGCGTGCGAGTGGGCGTGGCCGTCTGCGACCCGGATGGCATCCTCGCGACGCCGGTCGAGACCGTGCAGCGCGCCAAGGACGGATCCGACATCGCACGCATCGTCACCATCATCGACGAGTACGAGGCGGTCGGAGTCGTCATCGGACTGCCGCGCACCCTGCGGAACACCGACGGTCCGGCGGTGAAGGCCGCACGCGGGTTCGGCGGCCGCCTCGCATCGGCGCTGTCCGAGGTCCGCGACCTCCCGGTGGAGTACCACGATGAACGATTGACCACGGTGACCGCCACGACGGCACTGCGGGCGAGTGGAGTAAAAGCAAAAGACGCGCGCGCCGTCGTGGATCAGGCCGCTGCTGTCGCTATTCTGCAGGGATGGTTGGACGCGCGCCGCTGA
- a CDS encoding endolytic transglycosylase MltG: MTDQDRTPRHGEEPGRRRSRRDREAGRPGDESWRYFTDPGTGRSGTRHRRRRGPGDPTTTGSIPLVRTEGQQLPDPTVEYRTPEPPPEEQSPHFQVRYRSTEPESGTQFRDPSQEPERQAPQPIPRQPRPPEPGLREPGPGASKPGASESDQVTEPQDRPEPGRGRTAAVAGTAAAGTAGAAAAAAGGFDVLDDGPQDESSPGRPTTAAARGRSRPWRGRGRGVGPRTIPASAPGGADDRSAHDRSAHDRSGHDVLSDTDDQGTDGAKPKQRSNRNLLLAVGAIALIAILVVGGVGAKWLGLFDSREDFDSTTGSGAVIVEVPNEAALRDVGETLADAGVVGSRRAFVDAVESSGAAVTPGFYRLPKGISASTAIDKMGSPESRVGRFVVPEGLQLDSKQSANGSTRPGIFEMVEKATTFETDGEKMGVTKQELKDAAADADPKDLGVPDWAMAKVNELKGDHRRIEGLIASGAWENIDPRLDATEILRELITRSVTRFTTWGLLSGNYSGLSPYDTATVASIVEAEASKDNDFPKVARVILNRLKLDRRLEMDSTANYTAAISDIDLHGDAYTADNEWNTYHHDGLPVTPIGAVGERALRATEEPAKGKWLYFVTVDKDGKTLFANTFGQHRKNRQVACSNGFLSVNCE, encoded by the coding sequence GTGACTGATCAGGACCGGACACCGCGACACGGTGAAGAGCCTGGGCGACGCCGTAGCCGACGCGATCGGGAAGCCGGCCGCCCGGGGGACGAGTCATGGCGCTACTTCACCGATCCGGGGACGGGCCGTTCGGGGACCCGGCATCGTCGCCGCCGGGGGCCGGGCGATCCCACGACGACGGGCAGCATTCCGCTCGTCCGGACGGAGGGTCAGCAACTTCCGGACCCGACGGTCGAATACCGCACCCCCGAGCCTCCGCCCGAGGAGCAGTCTCCGCATTTCCAGGTCCGGTACCGGTCGACCGAGCCGGAGTCCGGAACGCAGTTCCGGGATCCGAGCCAGGAACCTGAACGGCAGGCTCCCCAGCCGATTCCGCGACAGCCACGTCCGCCCGAGCCGGGCTTGCGGGAGCCGGGACCGGGGGCGTCGAAACCCGGAGCGAGTGAGTCCGATCAGGTCACCGAACCACAGGACCGTCCGGAACCGGGGCGCGGTCGGACCGCTGCGGTTGCGGGCACGGCTGCAGCGGGGACCGCGGGTGCCGCGGCGGCCGCGGCGGGAGGGTTCGACGTTCTCGACGACGGACCGCAGGACGAGTCGTCGCCCGGCCGGCCGACGACGGCTGCGGCACGTGGACGTTCCCGGCCGTGGCGCGGTCGGGGCCGCGGAGTCGGTCCGCGCACGATCCCGGCGTCGGCGCCCGGAGGCGCAGACGATCGTTCAGCGCACGATCGTTCAGCGCACGATCGTTCAGGGCACGACGTCCTGTCCGATACGGATGACCAAGGGACAGACGGCGCGAAGCCGAAGCAGCGGAGTAACCGGAATCTCCTCCTCGCCGTCGGCGCCATCGCGTTGATCGCGATCCTCGTGGTCGGGGGAGTCGGCGCCAAATGGCTCGGCCTGTTCGATTCGCGTGAAGACTTCGACAGCACGACCGGGTCGGGTGCCGTGATCGTGGAGGTTCCCAACGAAGCCGCCCTTCGCGACGTCGGCGAGACGCTCGCCGATGCGGGTGTCGTCGGCAGCCGTCGTGCCTTCGTCGACGCGGTCGAGAGCAGCGGTGCCGCAGTCACGCCGGGCTTCTACCGGCTACCCAAGGGCATCTCGGCGAGTACGGCGATCGACAAGATGGGATCGCCGGAGAGCCGAGTGGGGCGGTTCGTCGTTCCGGAGGGCCTGCAACTCGACTCCAAGCAGAGCGCGAACGGGTCGACGCGCCCGGGCATCTTCGAGATGGTCGAGAAGGCGACCACGTTCGAGACCGATGGCGAGAAGATGGGCGTCACCAAACAGGAGCTGAAGGACGCAGCCGCTGACGCCGATCCGAAAGACCTCGGCGTGCCCGACTGGGCGATGGCGAAGGTGAATGAACTCAAGGGCGACCACCGCCGGATCGAAGGCCTCATCGCGTCGGGTGCGTGGGAGAACATCGATCCACGTCTGGACGCCACCGAGATCCTCCGGGAGCTCATCACTCGCAGCGTCACGCGGTTCACCACCTGGGGGCTGCTGAGCGGCAACTACTCCGGACTCTCGCCGTACGACACCGCGACGGTCGCGTCGATCGTGGAAGCCGAGGCGAGCAAGGACAACGACTTCCCGAAGGTCGCCCGCGTCATCCTCAATCGTCTCAAGCTCGACCGGCGGCTCGAGATGGACTCGACGGCCAATTACACGGCGGCCATCTCAGACATCGATCTGCACGGTGACGCCTACACGGCCGACAACGAGTGGAACACGTACCACCACGACGGGTTGCCGGTGACGCCGATCGGCGCGGTCGGCGAGCGTGCGCTGCGGGCTACCGAGGAACCGGCCAAGGGGAAGTGGCTCTACTTCGTGACCGTCGACAAGGACGGCAAGACTCTGTTCGCGAACACGTTCGGCCAGCACCGGAAGAACCGTCAGGTGGCCTGCAGTAACGGCTTCCTCTCCGTCAACTGCGAGTGA
- a CDS encoding shikimate dehydrogenase, whose protein sequence is MPTVNGRADARRAAVLGSPIGHSRSPDLHRAAFAALGFDGWTYDALETTAEQLPDRVGTADDEWIGFSVTMPCKLAALEFADVVSARAQMIGSANTLLRTVDGWRADCTDVDGMAGALTDAGLPEDASRAVLIGAGGTSLPALAALADAGITYVDIVARDENRAAGAVDLAERLAMTVRVVDFAPSDELRDGCGSADVTVSTVPASAAAILAGAVAGSRRLVDVIYDPWPTPLAAAVADAGGDVVGGIVMLLNQAYSQVEQFTGRPAPRAAMAAAVGVDLGAQDSRGTY, encoded by the coding sequence ATGCCTACAGTGAACGGTCGGGCTGATGCTCGCCGTGCGGCCGTCCTCGGTTCGCCGATCGGGCACTCGCGGTCCCCGGATCTGCATCGTGCCGCCTTCGCTGCCCTCGGGTTCGACGGGTGGACGTACGACGCGCTGGAGACGACCGCCGAGCAACTGCCCGACCGGGTCGGAACGGCGGACGACGAGTGGATCGGCTTCTCGGTGACGATGCCGTGCAAGCTGGCCGCGCTGGAGTTCGCGGACGTGGTGTCGGCGCGTGCGCAGATGATCGGCTCGGCGAACACGCTCCTGCGTACCGTCGACGGGTGGCGTGCTGATTGCACCGACGTGGACGGGATGGCGGGCGCCCTCACGGATGCCGGGCTGCCCGAGGATGCCTCCCGGGCGGTACTGATCGGTGCGGGCGGGACGTCTCTCCCGGCGCTCGCTGCGCTCGCCGATGCCGGAATCACCTACGTCGACATCGTTGCGCGGGACGAGAACCGGGCGGCGGGTGCGGTCGATCTGGCCGAGCGGCTCGCGATGACCGTGCGCGTCGTCGACTTCGCGCCGAGTGACGAACTGCGCGACGGATGCGGGAGCGCCGATGTCACGGTCTCCACAGTGCCGGCGAGTGCTGCCGCGATCCTCGCCGGAGCGGTCGCCGGTTCACGCAGGCTGGTCGACGTGATCTACGACCCGTGGCCGACACCCCTGGCTGCGGCAGTGGCGGACGCCGGCGGTGATGTCGTCGGCGGAATAGTGATGCTTCTCAACCAGGCGTACAGCCAGGTGGAGCAGTTCACCGGACGGCCGGCGCCGCGGGCGGCGATGGCCGCGGCGGTCGGCGTCGACCTCGGCGCGCAGGATTCCCGCGGCACGTACTGA
- a CDS encoding A24 family peptidase: protein MAQLIATLLAVGWLLVLADADRRTGRIPNTMVLPACGGTVLVSGWVPAVGVSALVATTPYLVAFAARAVGGADVKLAVPAGGVLADPGLALGAVLVAAVMTAVICVASRRTKIRHGPVLIGAVLLLTVLKWQAEYD from the coding sequence ATGGCTCAGCTGATCGCGACGCTCCTGGCCGTCGGTTGGCTTCTGGTGCTCGCCGATGCCGATCGGCGAACCGGTCGCATCCCGAACACGATGGTGCTGCCCGCATGCGGGGGTACGGTGCTCGTCTCGGGATGGGTTCCAGCGGTCGGTGTGAGTGCGCTGGTGGCGACGACTCCCTATCTGGTCGCATTCGCCGCCCGGGCAGTCGGCGGAGCCGACGTGAAGCTCGCTGTTCCGGCCGGGGGAGTGCTGGCCGACCCGGGACTCGCGCTCGGGGCAGTGCTCGTCGCAGCAGTGATGACCGCAGTGATCTGCGTCGCCTCGCGACGGACGAAGATCCGGCACGGTCCCGTGCTGATCGGTGCAGTTCTGTTACTCACGGTGCTGAAGTGGCAGGCGGAGTACGACTAA
- a CDS encoding DUF1906 domain-containing protein yields the protein MPHDPRSTAAAAGGRTPVNRRAFLSALVAGVGAAGVGATVAGRSAAAPLDAMIGGSSELPSSGPRDPRLGTLLDYSAGVPSASAVRAAGHAGAIRYVSDPRPGAEWMAGKPLREAEAADFRQHGLVMVSCYQFGTAQTADWLGGFPAGVDHARRAVAIHDAAGGPRSAPIYASIDDNPTAQQFVTQIVPFLLGWQSVIGRRRLGVYANAPTIHRANAIGLADWYWQHRWGTPDDYVHPAAHLRQLRGSTRVGGVNVDVNTILKREYGAWA from the coding sequence ATGCCGCACGATCCACGCTCTACCGCGGCTGCGGCGGGTGGTCGGACCCCGGTGAACCGTCGGGCGTTCCTGTCGGCACTCGTCGCCGGAGTCGGCGCTGCCGGCGTGGGAGCCACGGTCGCCGGACGTTCCGCAGCGGCACCGCTCGACGCGATGATCGGCGGATCGTCGGAACTGCCTTCGTCCGGCCCACGCGATCCGCGGTTGGGTACGCTCCTCGACTACTCCGCCGGGGTGCCGTCGGCGTCCGCGGTGCGTGCGGCCGGACATGCCGGAGCCATCCGGTACGTCTCCGACCCACGTCCCGGTGCCGAGTGGATGGCCGGCAAGCCGCTCCGAGAGGCCGAGGCCGCCGACTTCCGTCAGCACGGACTGGTCATGGTGTCGTGCTACCAGTTCGGCACGGCTCAGACCGCGGACTGGCTCGGCGGATTCCCGGCCGGAGTCGATCATGCTCGCCGTGCCGTCGCCATCCACGACGCGGCCGGTGGACCGCGGAGCGCGCCGATCTACGCATCGATAGACGACAACCCGACCGCACAGCAGTTCGTCACGCAGATCGTGCCGTTCCTGCTCGGTTGGCAGAGCGTGATCGGTCGGCGTCGGCTCGGGGTGTACGCGAACGCCCCGACGATTCACCGGGCGAACGCCATCGGACTCGCGGACTGGTACTGGCAGCACAGGTGGGGCACACCTGACGACTACGTGCATCCGGCAGCTCACCTGCGTCAACTGCGTGGCAGCACTCGAGTCGGCGGCGTGAACGTCGATGTCAACACCATCCTGAAACGCGAATACGGCGCCTGGGCGTGA
- the aroC gene encoding chorismate synthase, whose protein sequence is MTAGESHGPALVALVEGMVAGVQVTSSDIAEQLARRRLGYGRGARMKFEADEVSVIGGVRHGLTLGGPIAVQIGNTEWPKWEKVMSADPVDDDELEGSARNAALTRPRPGHADYSGMLKYGFDDARPILERASARETAARVTAGTVARNFLHQVLGIDIVSHVVSIGDSDPYSGPTPRFADLESIDASPVRAFGKDAETSMIDEIEAAKRDGDTLGGVVEVIATGVPVGLGSHVSGESRLDSRLAAALMGIQAIKGVEVGDGFTTARRRGSQAHDEMVPGADGVLRSTNRAGGLEGGMTNGEDVRVRIAMKPISTVPRALATVDMTTGEPASAIHQRSDVCAVPAAGVVAEAMVALVVAQAALEKFGGDSVNETTANLRGYLDAVEARPPRP, encoded by the coding sequence ATGACAGCCGGAGAATCGCATGGACCGGCCTTGGTGGCCCTGGTGGAGGGCATGGTGGCGGGGGTGCAGGTCACCTCGTCTGACATCGCCGAGCAGTTGGCGCGTCGCCGACTCGGCTACGGTCGCGGAGCCCGCATGAAGTTCGAGGCGGACGAGGTGAGCGTCATCGGCGGCGTGCGCCACGGTCTCACGCTCGGCGGCCCGATCGCCGTGCAGATCGGGAACACCGAGTGGCCGAAGTGGGAGAAGGTCATGTCGGCCGATCCGGTCGACGACGACGAACTCGAGGGCAGCGCCCGCAACGCGGCGCTCACCAGACCTCGTCCGGGGCACGCCGACTACTCCGGCATGCTCAAATACGGCTTCGACGACGCGCGTCCGATCCTCGAGCGCGCGAGCGCCCGGGAGACGGCGGCTCGCGTCACAGCAGGCACGGTCGCCCGGAACTTCCTGCACCAGGTACTCGGTATCGACATCGTCTCGCATGTGGTCTCGATCGGCGACAGCGATCCCTACAGCGGTCCGACGCCGCGGTTCGCCGACCTCGAGTCCATCGATGCGAGCCCGGTCCGGGCTTTCGGCAAGGATGCGGAGACGTCGATGATCGACGAGATCGAAGCCGCCAAACGCGATGGGGACACCCTCGGCGGCGTGGTCGAGGTGATTGCGACCGGCGTCCCCGTCGGACTCGGCTCGCACGTGAGCGGTGAGAGCCGACTCGACTCACGACTCGCGGCCGCGCTCATGGGCATTCAGGCCATCAAGGGCGTCGAGGTGGGCGACGGTTTCACCACCGCTCGCCGCCGCGGCAGTCAGGCTCACGACGAGATGGTTCCGGGCGCCGACGGCGTGCTTCGGTCCACCAACCGCGCAGGCGGACTCGAAGGCGGTATGACCAATGGCGAGGACGTGCGCGTCCGCATCGCCATGAAGCCCATCTCGACGGTGCCCCGCGCCCTGGCGACGGTCGACATGACGACCGGTGAGCCGGCCAGCGCCATTCATCAGCGCAGTGATGTCTGCGCCGTTCCCGCCGCAGGCGTGGTCGCCGAGGCGATGGTCGCACTCGTCGTCGCACAGGCGGCGCTGGAGAAGTTCGGCGGCGACTCGGTGAACGAGACCACGGCCAACCTGCGCGGCTACCTGGACGCAGTGGAAGCGCGTCCCCCGCGACCGTGA
- a CDS encoding shikimate kinase gives MTDSTGTGSAATPRAVLVGFMGSGKSTVGRALASALSVEFVDTDTEIERRSGRTIPEIFESDGESGFREIEATTVRDVLATTSGVVALGGGSPTVPSIRAALAGHHVIYLEIDADDGFVRVAGSDRPLLAGADPAARYAAILSSRVDDYRSVAVVTADASAPVGELVISITAGLPEIGSDPTEPPPEGETR, from the coding sequence GTGACCGACAGCACCGGCACCGGATCGGCCGCAACGCCTCGTGCGGTCCTCGTCGGATTCATGGGATCGGGCAAGTCGACGGTCGGCCGCGCACTCGCCAGTGCTCTCAGCGTGGAGTTCGTCGACACCGACACCGAGATCGAACGACGGAGCGGCCGGACGATTCCGGAGATCTTCGAATCCGATGGAGAGAGCGGATTCCGGGAGATCGAAGCGACGACCGTCCGCGATGTCCTCGCGACGACGTCCGGTGTCGTGGCACTCGGTGGCGGATCACCCACCGTTCCGTCCATCCGCGCGGCCCTCGCCGGTCACCACGTCATCTATCTGGAGATCGACGCGGACGACGGATTCGTCCGCGTCGCAGGCTCCGATCGGCCGCTGCTGGCAGGTGCCGATCCCGCAGCACGGTACGCAGCGATCCTCTCGAGTCGCGTCGACGACTATCGCTCGGTCGCCGTGGTGACCGCTGATGCGTCCGCACCGGTCGGTGAACTCGTCATCTCGATCACCGCCGGCCTACCCGAGATCGGGTCCGACCCCACTGAACCCCCACCTGAAGGAGAAACTCGATGA